The Desulfonatronum sp. SC1 genome window below encodes:
- a CDS encoding aspartate:alanine exchanger family transporter translates to MVIDVVSLLHANNLLVFFLVLGLGYLVGNLNWRGFEVGATSGVLLAGLFFGHFGFLVPHAVQEVGFVLFIYSVGLQAGPRFFSVFAQDGLKYLALSVVVVLSAMGAALLLGAMLELGPAMIAGMVAGALTSTPTLAASEAGIRDGLAHALSAEQIEVLLGDLTASYAITYLFGLAGLIACIRFLPRLLRIDLPAEAAKLARESRSGFGTDEGEDQDLEESRSLRVRAFEVTNPKIIGKPLRDLQFVRTTGCVIQQVRRGDELFLPDAQTTLQQGDLVAVAGPLSKLEGLTDYIGPGTFDAHLLENPIDTVAVVVSKPEAVGKRISELHIPAVYGCFITRVIRTQVELPMNLDFQVEKGDVLVVTGLKNRLERLVSTFGYVERRFVQTDLLTFCFGIVGGMLLGQISVKIGDVAVGLGTAGGLLFAGLIIGFLRSMHPTFGRVPPAARWILRELGLLFFMAGIGVKAGVGIVDALLSVGLPLFFSGMVITLTPVIVGLLFGRFVLGIQPALLLGAITGAMTSTPSLNVITQAAKSPIPALGYAGTYTFANVFLALAGTVLVYL, encoded by the coding sequence ATGGTCATCGACGTCGTTTCGCTGCTCCACGCCAACAACCTGCTGGTATTCTTCCTTGTTCTTGGCCTGGGCTACCTGGTCGGCAACCTGAACTGGCGTGGGTTCGAAGTGGGCGCGACCTCCGGGGTGCTCTTGGCCGGTTTGTTCTTCGGCCACTTCGGTTTTCTGGTGCCCCACGCCGTGCAGGAAGTCGGGTTCGTCCTGTTCATCTACTCCGTGGGCTTGCAGGCCGGCCCCCGGTTTTTCAGCGTCTTCGCCCAGGACGGCTTGAAGTACCTGGCCCTGTCCGTAGTGGTCGTGCTCAGCGCCATGGGCGCGGCCCTGCTCCTGGGGGCCATGCTGGAACTCGGTCCGGCCATGATCGCCGGAATGGTCGCCGGCGCGTTGACCAGCACGCCGACCCTGGCCGCTTCCGAGGCCGGAATCCGCGACGGTCTGGCCCACGCCCTGTCCGCAGAGCAAATCGAAGTTCTCCTGGGCGACCTCACGGCCAGCTACGCCATCACCTATCTTTTCGGGTTGGCCGGACTGATCGCCTGCATCCGGTTTCTGCCCAGGCTGCTGCGCATAGACCTGCCGGCCGAAGCCGCCAAGCTGGCCCGGGAGAGCCGGAGCGGCTTCGGTACGGACGAGGGGGAGGACCAGGATCTGGAAGAGAGCCGCAGCCTGCGAGTCCGGGCCTTTGAGGTCACCAATCCAAAGATCATCGGTAAACCACTGCGGGACTTGCAGTTCGTGCGGACCACGGGGTGCGTGATCCAGCAGGTTCGACGCGGGGATGAACTGTTCCTGCCCGACGCCCAGACCACCCTGCAACAGGGAGATTTGGTCGCCGTGGCCGGCCCACTGTCCAAGCTGGAAGGATTGACCGACTACATCGGCCCGGGAACTTTCGACGCCCATCTCCTGGAAAACCCCATCGACACCGTGGCCGTAGTGGTCAGCAAGCCCGAGGCCGTGGGCAAGCGGATCAGCGAGCTGCACATTCCCGCGGTCTACGGCTGCTTCATTACCAGGGTCATCCGGACCCAGGTGGAACTGCCGATGAACCTGGATTTTCAGGTGGAAAAGGGCGACGTGCTGGTGGTCACCGGCCTGAAGAACCGCCTGGAGCGCTTGGTCAGCACCTTCGGTTACGTGGAGCGTCGATTCGTGCAGACCGACCTGCTGACCTTCTGCTTTGGCATTGTCGGCGGCATGCTACTGGGCCAGATCAGCGTAAAGATCGGCGACGTGGCCGTGGGCCTGGGTACGGCCGGAGGCCTGCTCTTCGCCGGACTGATCATCGGCTTTCTGCGCTCCATGCACCCGACCTTCGGCCGGGTCCCGCCCGCGGCGCGCTGGATTTTGCGGGAACTGGGCCTGCTCTTTTTCATGGCCGGCATCGGGGTCAAGGCCGGGGTAGGCATCGTGGACGCCCTGCTGTCCGTGGGCCTGCCGCTTTTTTTCAGCGGAATGGTGATCACCCTCACTCCTGTCATCGTCGGCCTGCTCTTCGGCCGTTTCGTGCTCGGCATCCAACCCGCCCTGCTCCTGGGAGCCATCACCGGCGCAATGACCAGCACCCCCTCCCTGAACGTGATCACCCAAGCCGCCAAAAGCCCCATCCCCGCCCTGGGCTACGCCGGAACCTACACCTTTGCCAACGTCTTCCTGGCCCTGGCCGGAACGGTGCTGGTATACCTGTAA
- a CDS encoding FAD:protein FMN transferase → MFPQFFFLSRASRYDLRICFASVFSAALLTGILSLLFGCDRPSEHVFRGKTMGTAYTVRATHAPASALSGLEKAIQDRLEQINASMSVYRPESEISRFNALSMGESMPISEDFEYVLRVSAQVHDQTGGAFDPTVNPLLDIWGFGPEAANRESWRPPPEEAVRHALASVGLHMVDASTSGRLGKLHPDVQLDMGAVAKGFAVDALAELLEDRGIRDYLVDIGGDVRVSGRSSEGKPWRIGVNKPERGQDWNEVLLVLRPGHGAVLTSGDYRQFFEQDGHFFSHILDPRTGRPLDNNVSSVTVLAENATFADALATGLMVLGVEKGLELVESLSGVEALFLVRVGGDGMEEILEVRSSGIAQSLFGAPP, encoded by the coding sequence ATGTTTCCACAATTTTTTTTTCTCTCTCGCGCCTCCCGGTATGACCTTCGAATCTGCTTTGCATCCGTATTCAGCGCAGCCCTGCTGACCGGAATCTTGTCGTTGCTCTTCGGCTGCGACCGGCCCTCGGAGCATGTCTTTCGCGGGAAGACCATGGGCACGGCGTATACGGTACGCGCGACTCATGCTCCGGCCTCGGCTCTTTCCGGACTGGAAAAGGCGATTCAGGACCGACTGGAGCAGATCAACGCCTCCATGTCCGTCTATCGTCCGGAAAGTGAAATTTCCCGGTTCAACGCCCTTTCCATGGGTGAATCCATGCCCATTTCCGAAGACTTTGAGTACGTCCTCCGGGTTTCCGCACAGGTTCACGACCAGACCGGAGGGGCGTTCGACCCGACGGTCAACCCCTTGCTGGACATCTGGGGCTTCGGCCCGGAAGCCGCGAATCGGGAATCATGGCGTCCTCCACCGGAAGAAGCCGTGCGCCATGCTCTGGCTTCGGTGGGGCTGCACATGGTTGACGCCTCGACGTCCGGACGGCTGGGCAAGCTGCATCCGGACGTGCAACTGGATATGGGGGCCGTGGCCAAGGGGTTTGCCGTGGACGCGCTGGCCGAGCTGCTGGAGGATCGAGGGATACGAGACTATCTGGTGGACATCGGCGGCGACGTCCGTGTTTCCGGACGCAGTTCGGAAGGGAAGCCGTGGCGCATTGGGGTGAACAAACCAGAGCGAGGCCAAGACTGGAACGAGGTCCTGCTGGTGCTGCGCCCTGGCCACGGCGCTGTACTGACCAGCGGCGACTACCGGCAATTCTTCGAGCAGGATGGACATTTTTTCAGCCACATCCTGGACCCGCGCACCGGCCGCCCGCTGGACAACAACGTGTCCAGCGTCACCGTCCTGGCTGAAAACGCGACCTTCGCCGACGCCCTGGCCACGGGCCTGATGGTGCTTGGCGTTGAAAAAGGCCTGGAACTGGTTGAATCCCTGTCCGGGGTGGAGGCGTTGTTTCTGGTCAGAGTTGGCGGGGATGGCATGGAGGAAATTTTGGAGGTCCGCAGTTCAGGTATTGCGCAATCTTTGTTCGGAGCACCCCCCTGA
- a CDS encoding DUF3536 domain-containing protein — MMTTRKVCIHGHYYQPPRVDPWLRELLPEGSAAPGLNWNQRILEESYAPLAWARRRDAQGQITDLINCYAWTSFNFGPTLLSWLEQADPACYARILDADRQSLERWGHGNALAQCYHHIIMPLASPLDKEVQLAWTAADFRVRYGREPEGLWLSEAAVDTPTLEAVAQAGFRFVVLAPRQARAVADLDGANQRDVDESSLDISEPYAAALPSGRELSVFFYHGPISQAVAFERLLEDGGRYFQRINQAAGRGLLCVATDGETYGHHFSFGEMALAYVLEQIRQGREGLELTNFAAYLAVNPPTRRILLHEPSSWSCVHGVERWRTDCGCADGGHPGWKQRWRGPLREALHSNKQRVDEHYFIAGRRCFVDPRRALLDYGRLLAGGVSRSDFLDQHAAPGLSSREEATAVNLLAMQEWAMCSLASCAWFFDEISRVEPLNAMAYTLRSMELARSTGARDWSPDFVRIMAAAMSNIPGKGTGADLWRTHVLPRSMTLASWTLLGLLMDGENGEQAHADRDSGRRIQRTWVGAQLVLDLDRTSEADGAEVRGSGQLTSSNTGAVESFSWRWKPEHSGRVCVIVGTPEGAVDSCSIADLAWNRRELISLAWLERRTQAWWDGQLRFANSALVQFQGWQEDQHLPVREDVWLLHLPGLAWAELVLGRTADDQEEFHAFLRTNWRPLREFDIRLTGHILELLASEQPEWTEAGHIIDRLAVLGLPLNLWAVENRLWELNQKFPEAAGLARKLGIHPQTEAPRVIVTTGEAGKTGRPR; from the coding sequence ATGATGACCACACGCAAGGTCTGCATCCATGGGCATTATTATCAGCCTCCGCGCGTTGATCCGTGGCTGCGCGAACTGCTGCCCGAGGGCAGTGCCGCGCCGGGGCTGAACTGGAACCAGCGGATTTTGGAGGAGTCCTATGCACCGCTGGCCTGGGCCCGGCGCAGGGACGCCCAGGGTCAAATCACGGACCTGATCAACTGCTATGCCTGGACCAGCTTCAATTTTGGCCCAACCCTGCTTTCCTGGCTGGAGCAAGCCGATCCCGCGTGCTACGCCCGGATTCTGGACGCCGACCGTCAGAGCCTGGAGCGTTGGGGGCACGGCAACGCCCTGGCCCAGTGCTATCACCACATCATCATGCCCCTGGCCTCGCCCCTGGACAAGGAAGTGCAACTGGCCTGGACCGCGGCGGACTTTCGGGTGCGTTACGGGCGTGAGCCGGAAGGGCTGTGGCTTTCCGAGGCAGCGGTGGACACCCCGACTCTGGAAGCCGTGGCCCAGGCCGGATTCCGCTTCGTGGTCCTGGCCCCACGCCAGGCCCGGGCCGTGGCCGACCTGGACGGCGCGAACCAACGCGACGTGGATGAATCCAGCCTGGACATTAGCGAACCCTATGCCGCCGCGCTGCCGTCCGGGCGGGAGCTGTCCGTATTTTTTTATCATGGGCCTATCTCCCAGGCCGTGGCCTTTGAACGGCTCCTGGAAGATGGCGGGCGCTACTTCCAGCGGATCAATCAGGCTGCTGGCCGGGGACTGCTCTGCGTGGCCACGGATGGGGAGACCTATGGCCATCATTTTTCCTTCGGCGAAATGGCCCTGGCCTATGTCCTGGAGCAGATTCGTCAGGGTCGGGAAGGATTGGAGCTGACCAACTTCGCGGCCTATCTGGCCGTCAACCCGCCCACTCGCCGGATACTGCTCCACGAACCGTCCTCCTGGAGCTGCGTCCATGGGGTGGAGCGCTGGCGCACGGACTGCGGCTGCGCTGACGGCGGGCATCCGGGCTGGAAGCAGCGCTGGCGAGGGCCGTTGCGCGAAGCTCTGCACAGCAACAAACAGCGCGTGGATGAGCACTATTTCATCGCCGGCCGACGGTGCTTCGTTGATCCTCGCCGCGCCTTGCTGGATTATGGCCGCTTGCTGGCCGGCGGCGTCTCGCGATCCGATTTTCTCGACCAGCACGCCGCTCCGGGACTTTCCTCGCGGGAGGAGGCAACCGCCGTCAACCTGCTGGCCATGCAGGAATGGGCCATGTGTTCCCTGGCCAGTTGCGCCTGGTTTTTCGACGAGATCAGCCGGGTGGAACCGCTCAACGCCATGGCCTATACCCTGCGCTCCATGGAGCTGGCCCGGTCCACCGGGGCCAGAGACTGGTCACCGGATTTCGTTCGGATCATGGCCGCGGCGATGTCGAACATTCCGGGCAAGGGCACGGGAGCGGACCTGTGGCGCACTCACGTTCTGCCTCGTAGCATGACTTTGGCCTCCTGGACCCTGCTGGGTTTGCTCATGGACGGAGAAAACGGTGAGCAAGCGCACGCCGACCGAGATTCAGGGCGACGCATCCAACGCACCTGGGTCGGAGCGCAACTGGTACTGGACTTGGACAGGACTTCAGAGGCCGACGGCGCGGAAGTTCGAGGCAGCGGTCAGCTAACGTCCTCCAATACCGGAGCTGTCGAATCCTTTTCCTGGCGCTGGAAGCCGGAACATTCTGGGCGCGTCTGCGTAATCGTGGGTACACCGGAAGGAGCCGTGGATTCCTGTTCCATCGCGGATCTGGCCTGGAACAGGCGTGAACTGATTTCCCTGGCATGGCTGGAACGTCGGACCCAGGCTTGGTGGGACGGGCAGCTCCGATTCGCGAACTCCGCCCTGGTCCAGTTTCAAGGATGGCAGGAAGACCAACATCTTCCGGTTCGGGAAGACGTTTGGCTGTTGCATCTGCCCGGACTGGCCTGGGCTGAACTCGTCCTGGGTCGGACGGCTGACGACCAGGAGGAATTCCACGCCTTCCTGCGCACCAACTGGAGACCACTGAGGGAATTCGATATCCGCCTGACCGGGCATATTCTGGAACTGCTGGCTTCCGAGCAACCGGAGTGGACCGAGGCGGGCCATATCATTGACCGCCTCGCGGTCCTGGGCCTGCCGCTCAATCTTTGGGCCGTGGAAAACCGGCTCTGGGAACTGAACCAGAAGTTTCCGGAAGCAGCGGGCTTGGCCCGCAAGCTCGGCATTCATCCTCAAACAGAGGCTCCGAGGGTTATAGTCACGACGGGCGAGGCGGGCAAGACAGGTAGGCCCAGGTGA
- the tsaB gene encoding tRNA (adenosine(37)-N6)-threonylcarbamoyltransferase complex dimerization subunit type 1 TsaB, which yields MTSIASSSDRSSTGSVITGSGEAPSRLLLTLNGVEDRVQIVLARGTTLVLHQEWAAPARVMRFLVPALEQALNLLGLKMHDLSGIACVRGPGNFTGLRLCLATTYGLAMGAGLPMGGLDYLPLLAAGPAPMLQGRLAVLTHARTRLVHAQSFQVSASPASREISTELRVTPLNDPRILAVDIPSDLHSLLGDDDQPLYLLGSGVRRNLEWIKAELPQARVLDPSWDAPQAHVLIQAAMNATFGLTPIEPLYLRPCDAEENLEFFAAKRGFTGREARDRIREETTGEVEERS from the coding sequence ATGACATCCATCGCTTCTTCAAGTGACCGCTCTTCCACGGGGTCCGTTATTACCGGAAGCGGTGAAGCTCCGTCGCGCCTCCTGCTGACGCTGAACGGCGTGGAGGACCGAGTCCAGATCGTCCTGGCCCGGGGAACCACCCTGGTTTTGCACCAGGAATGGGCCGCCCCGGCTCGGGTGATGCGTTTTCTGGTTCCAGCCCTGGAGCAAGCTCTGAATCTTCTCGGGCTGAAAATGCACGATCTTTCCGGCATCGCCTGCGTCCGGGGGCCGGGCAATTTCACCGGCCTGCGCCTTTGTCTGGCAACGACCTATGGTCTGGCCATGGGCGCGGGCCTGCCCATGGGCGGGCTGGATTACCTGCCTTTGCTGGCCGCTGGTCCGGCCCCGATGCTCCAGGGCCGCTTGGCCGTACTGACCCATGCCCGGACCCGGCTGGTCCATGCCCAGTCGTTTCAAGTCTCCGCCTCGCCTGCTTCCCGGGAAATCTCGACAGAACTTCGCGTAACGCCCCTGAACGATCCGCGAATTCTGGCCGTGGACATCCCTTCCGATCTCCATTCGCTCCTGGGGGACGATGATCAGCCGTTGTATCTGCTGGGCAGTGGAGTGCGGCGCAACCTGGAATGGATCAAAGCCGAATTGCCCCAAGCGCGTGTTCTCGATCCTTCCTGGGATGCTCCCCAGGCCCATGTCTTGATTCAGGCGGCCATGAACGCCACATTCGGCCTAACGCCCATCGAACCGCTGTACCTGCGGCCCTGCGATGCCGAGGAGAACTTGGAGTTTTTCGCGGCCAAACGAGGCTTCACCGGCCGGGAGGCCAGGGACAGAATCCGGGAGGAAACAACAGGGGAAGTGGAGGAACGATCATGA
- the rseP gene encoding RIP metalloprotease RseP has protein sequence MQSVLAIILVLGVLIFFHELGHFIVARLFKIGVPVFALGFGPKLFGFQYGDTEYRLCAVPLGGYVKLAGESAQDDLGEGIPPESSFSLRPPWQRILVVAAGPVFNFVLAIFIYWGLFWAHGQQELLPVVGQVLEDSPAQAADLRDGDMVLSVNGQDIRYWSELAERIQQSEGQTMLLTVQRENRVMDVAAQPRVEVRQNLFGEDIKVAMLGITASGETQSIALGPGTALVAGAEQTWTIVVLTVQGIIKLIERIIPADNIGGPILIAQLVSEQASEGLTNLLALTALISINLGLLNLLPIPVLDGGHILFYTIETITGKPLNPRMQEIAYKLGIAFLIALMTFAVFNDIHRFFK, from the coding sequence ATGCAAAGCGTCTTAGCCATTATTCTCGTCCTTGGAGTTCTGATTTTCTTTCACGAACTGGGTCACTTCATCGTGGCTCGTCTATTCAAAATCGGCGTACCGGTTTTCGCGCTGGGATTCGGGCCGAAGCTGTTCGGGTTCCAATACGGCGACACGGAATATCGGCTTTGCGCCGTTCCTCTGGGCGGATACGTCAAGCTGGCCGGGGAAAGCGCCCAGGACGACCTGGGCGAGGGCATTCCGCCTGAATCCAGTTTCAGCCTCCGGCCGCCCTGGCAACGTATCCTGGTGGTGGCCGCCGGCCCGGTCTTCAACTTTGTCCTGGCCATATTCATCTACTGGGGGCTGTTCTGGGCGCACGGGCAACAGGAATTGCTGCCCGTGGTGGGCCAGGTGCTGGAGGACAGTCCGGCCCAGGCCGCGGATTTACGCGACGGGGACATGGTCCTGAGCGTCAACGGCCAGGACATCCGCTACTGGAGCGAGCTGGCCGAGCGTATTCAGCAGTCCGAGGGGCAGACCATGCTCCTGACGGTGCAACGGGAAAACCGGGTGATGGACGTCGCGGCTCAGCCCCGGGTGGAGGTCCGCCAAAACCTTTTCGGCGAGGACATCAAGGTGGCCATGCTGGGCATCACGGCTTCGGGGGAGACCCAGTCCATCGCTTTGGGTCCGGGCACGGCCCTGGTCGCTGGGGCGGAACAAACCTGGACCATCGTCGTGCTCACGGTGCAGGGAATCATCAAGCTCATCGAGCGGATTATTCCGGCGGACAACATCGGTGGACCAATCCTCATCGCCCAACTGGTCAGCGAGCAGGCCTCCGAGGGGCTGACCAACCTGCTGGCCCTGACCGCGCTGATCAGCATCAATCTCGGTCTGCTGAATCTTTTGCCTATACCTGTGTTGGACGGGGGGCACATTCTCTTCTACACCATTGAGACGATCACCGGAAAACCACTCAACCCCCGGATGCAGGAAATCGCTTACAAGCTGGGAATCGCCTTTCTGATCGCGCTGATGACCTTCGCGGTATTTAATGACATCCATCGCTTCTTCAAGTGA
- the dxr gene encoding 1-deoxy-D-xylulose-5-phosphate reductoisomerase: MPSLHACRYISALPPAATSVPRGLVILGSTGSIGRSALEVISEHSERFSVLGLAGGRNVRLLAEQAARWRPEMLAVLDAALADELRELLPSGYAPEIVHGQEGYEGLARLPEAQMVLSAQVGAAGLPATLAAARAGKIIALANKESLVLAGAMIRDACRRYGAMILPVDSEHNAVFQSLRGETCSSLQRIILTASGGPFRDLDAAELDAVTVGQALAHPNWSMGAKISVDSATLMNKGLEVIEACLLFGLDMDQVAVLIHPQSIVHSLVEFTDRSLLAHLGPADMQVPISHCLGYPERLGLSLAPLDLLQAGTLTFREPRTDLFSCLELAREAYRAGPSHLVVLNAANEAAVDLFLNERISFTHIPALIRRALDNHVGQSVDSLETILELSILVQGQTRRLADSGAGV, from the coding sequence ATGCCCTCCCTCCACGCCTGCCGATATATCAGCGCCTTGCCTCCGGCAGCGACGTCCGTTCCGCGCGGCTTGGTCATCCTGGGCAGTACCGGTTCCATCGGTCGCAGCGCCCTGGAGGTGATCAGCGAGCACTCGGAACGCTTTTCCGTGCTGGGGCTGGCCGGGGGGCGCAACGTTCGCCTGTTGGCTGAACAGGCTGCGCGGTGGCGGCCCGAGATGTTGGCGGTGCTGGATGCGGCCTTGGCAGATGAACTGAGGGAGCTGCTGCCTTCGGGTTATGCTCCGGAGATCGTTCACGGCCAGGAGGGGTACGAGGGGCTGGCCCGATTGCCTGAAGCCCAAATGGTCCTCTCCGCCCAGGTGGGTGCTGCCGGATTGCCGGCCACGTTGGCCGCTGCCCGTGCCGGGAAGATCATCGCCCTGGCCAACAAGGAATCTCTGGTCCTGGCTGGAGCCATGATCCGAGACGCCTGCCGCCGTTACGGGGCCATGATTTTGCCCGTGGACTCAGAGCACAATGCGGTGTTTCAGTCCTTGCGCGGCGAGACGTGCTCCAGTTTGCAGCGGATCATTCTTACGGCCTCGGGTGGTCCGTTTCGGGATCTGGACGCGGCGGAGCTGGACGCGGTCACGGTGGGTCAGGCCCTGGCCCATCCCAACTGGTCCATGGGGGCGAAGATCAGCGTGGATTCCGCAACCCTGATGAACAAAGGTCTGGAAGTGATCGAGGCCTGCCTGCTGTTCGGACTGGATATGGACCAAGTGGCCGTGCTGATTCATCCCCAGAGCATTGTTCATTCCCTGGTGGAGTTCACGGATCGTTCCCTGCTGGCCCACCTTGGCCCCGCGGACATGCAGGTGCCCATCTCCCATTGTCTTGGGTATCCGGAGCGTCTGGGACTGAGTCTGGCCCCCTTGGATCTGCTTCAGGCCGGAACCCTGACCTTTCGGGAGCCTCGGACCGACCTTTTTTCCTGTCTGGAACTGGCACGGGAGGCCTACCGCGCGGGCCCCAGCCATCTGGTGGTCCTGAACGCGGCCAACGAGGCCGCCGTGGATCTATTCCTGAACGAACGTATCTCCTTCACGCACATCCCGGCCCTGATCCGCCGCGCTCTGGATAACCATGTCGGGCAGTCCGTGGACTCCCTGGAAACGATTCTGGAGCTTAGCATCCTCGTCCAGGGCCAGACGCGACGCTTGGCCGACTCCGGTGCCGGTGTCTGA
- a CDS encoding phosphatidate cytidylyltransferase, producing the protein MPLTSHHKRLLTGLLPLPILLWILFSGGVPLLLLVMILAALGQWELYSMFWKGERPGWKVVGVTSGAFFLLAAYLAPPAVPAALAGLFCLFGVLFLVSYSSDPETASFSDALLLFWGCCYLPLLLHFALGLAWPELLLVVAAAFLSDTAAYYTGSKWGRRHVWPSISPKKTWEGSGGGMAACVGACVIVGLAWGAASAPAFILLGVVLNLAAQVGDFFESAVKRSQSVKDSGTLLPGHGGILDRIDSLLFVLPAYSALSLVYPFF; encoded by the coding sequence ATGCCCTTGACCTCGCACCACAAACGCTTGTTGACCGGGCTACTGCCGTTGCCCATCCTGCTCTGGATTTTGTTTTCCGGCGGGGTGCCGCTGTTGCTTCTCGTAATGATCCTGGCCGCTCTGGGCCAATGGGAATTGTATTCCATGTTCTGGAAGGGAGAACGACCAGGTTGGAAGGTGGTGGGCGTCACCAGCGGGGCGTTTTTTTTGTTGGCCGCGTACCTGGCCCCACCCGCCGTTCCGGCGGCCCTGGCCGGACTGTTCTGTCTGTTCGGAGTCTTGTTTCTGGTCAGCTACAGCTCTGACCCCGAAACCGCGTCGTTCTCGGATGCGTTGTTGCTTTTTTGGGGCTGCTGCTACCTGCCCCTGTTGCTGCACTTCGCCCTGGGGTTGGCTTGGCCGGAACTGTTGCTGGTGGTGGCAGCGGCGTTTCTCTCCGACACGGCCGCCTATTACACCGGTTCCAAGTGGGGCCGTCGTCACGTCTGGCCGTCCATTAGCCCCAAGAAGACCTGGGAGGGCAGCGGCGGCGGAATGGCGGCCTGCGTGGGGGCCTGCGTGATCGTGGGGTTGGCCTGGGGCGCGGCGAGTGCTCCGGCGTTCATCCTCCTCGGGGTCGTCTTGAACCTGGCCGCCCAGGTGGGGGATTTTTTCGAGTCCGCTGTGAAGCGCTCCCAGAGCGTCAAGGATTCCGGCACGCTTCTGCCCGGCCACGGCGGCATTTTGGACCGCATCGACAGCCTGCTTTTCGTTTTACCGGCTTACTCGGCCCTGAGCCTTGTTTATCCTTTCTTTTAG
- the uppS gene encoding polyprenyl diphosphate synthase — MSSFPRHIAIIMDGNGRWAEHHGLPRTEGHKAGTRSARKIVTQCRKLGIPHVTFYTFSKENWSRPREEVSFLFEMLQSYLKSEMDSLLERDIRLHVLGDWDELPFALRQILRHVCSKSSHCKSMVVNLALNYSGREEIVRACRKLVSQGIPTDRITEQLLADNLDTAGQPDPDLIIRTSGEQRLSNFLLYQAAYSELVFTPVMWPDFDEDCLQEALDEYARRSRRFGGLEQHVA, encoded by the coding sequence TTGTCCTCCTTTCCCCGGCATATCGCCATCATCATGGACGGCAACGGACGATGGGCCGAACACCACGGCCTGCCGCGCACCGAAGGCCATAAGGCCGGCACCCGCTCCGCCCGCAAGATCGTCACCCAGTGCCGCAAGCTAGGCATCCCGCACGTTACGTTCTATACCTTTTCCAAAGAGAACTGGTCCCGGCCCCGGGAGGAGGTCTCGTTTTTGTTCGAGATGCTCCAGTCTTATCTCAAGAGCGAGATGGATTCCCTGCTGGAGCGGGACATCCGACTGCATGTGCTCGGTGACTGGGACGAACTCCCCTTTGCCCTGCGCCAGATCCTGCGGCACGTCTGCTCCAAGAGCAGCCACTGCAAATCCATGGTCGTCAATTTGGCCCTGAACTATTCCGGCCGCGAAGAGATCGTCCGGGCCTGCCGAAAACTCGTCAGCCAGGGCATACCCACGGATCGGATCACTGAACAACTCCTTGCCGACAATCTGGACACTGCCGGCCAGCCTGACCCGGACCTGATCATCCGGACCAGCGGCGAACAGCGGTTGAGCAATTTTCTCCTGTATCAGGCCGCGTACAGCGAACTGGTCTTCACGCCGGTGATGTGGCCGGACTTTGACGAAGACTGCCTGCAAGAGGCCCTGGACGAGTATGCCAGACGATCCCGCCGTTTCGGGGGCCTGGAGCAACACGTTGCCTGA
- the frr gene encoding ribosome recycling factor: MASVLDDNKERMEKSLQSLDREFNRLRTGRASAALLDGIRVDYYGTSTPLDQLASISIPDSRTISIQPWDRGAFKDVEKAILKSDLGLNPVNDGKTLRIIIPSLTEERRKELVKIAKKFTEEAKVSIRNIRRDANDALKKQEKAKEITEDELRKTQDDVQKLTDDYIAKTDAVFAVKEKEIMEI, encoded by the coding sequence ATGGCATCCGTACTGGACGACAACAAGGAACGCATGGAAAAGTCCCTGCAAAGCCTGGACAGGGAATTCAATCGGCTGCGCACCGGCCGGGCCTCCGCGGCCTTGCTGGACGGGATTCGGGTGGACTACTACGGCACGTCGACCCCTTTGGATCAACTGGCTTCCATCTCCATCCCGGACAGCCGGACCATTTCCATCCAGCCCTGGGATCGCGGGGCGTTCAAGGATGTGGAAAAGGCCATCCTCAAGTCTGATTTGGGCCTGAACCCGGTCAACGACGGTAAGACCCTGCGGATTATCATCCCGTCCCTGACCGAGGAGCGGCGCAAAGAACTGGTCAAGATCGCCAAGAAGTTCACCGAGGAGGCCAAGGTCAGCATTCGCAACATTCGGCGCGACGCCAATGATGCGCTGAAGAAGCAGGAAAAGGCCAAGGAGATCACCGAGGACGAGCTACGCAAGACTCAGGACGATGTCCAGAAGCTGACGGACGACTACATCGCCAAGACTGACGCCGTGTTCGCGGTCAAGGAAAAAGAAATCATGGAGATCTGA